One Papaver somniferum cultivar HN1 chromosome 10, ASM357369v1, whole genome shotgun sequence genomic window carries:
- the LOC113315530 gene encoding F-box/kelch-repeat protein At3g06240-like: MSVASRTRSKLKEKEEARLKEEEKLKHEEAMSLWQRLPEGLPDKIFLKLPGNSIFSSRSVCKLFKDLLSEPIFIKNHVNLSIQTKTNPKLLYGQSSPDKPPMIYSVPMDYASISLASAPSSSSSTPLSCEFRGAVQINYPFESKNPYNLDFLGSCNGLICFKISRIDKVDSERGHVETNYFYSIYDYKLVAISDNDGCSNIDVYTVKSDSWNSIKGTVNYSFGITGKRSHGVFFNGALHWLASKTTQKTSSEVVVCFDISSETMLNMSLPENIMPPKGFCGPVYKNLGVWGAFV; the protein is encoded by the exons ATGAGCGTTGCATCCCGTACCAGATCCAAattaaaggaaaaagaagaagcaagattaaaggaagaagaaaaattgaagcATGAAGAAGCAATGTCTCTGTGGCAAAGGCTTCCCGAAGGATTACCTGATAAGATCTTCTTGAAATTACCAGGTAATTCAATCTTTTCATCGAGATCTGTCTGtaagcttttcaaagatcttCTATCTGAACCTATTTTTATCAAGAATCATGTTAATCTTTCGATTCAGACCAAGACAAACCCTAAACTCTTATATGGTCAATCCTCGCCAGATAAGCCCCCTATGATTTACTCTGTACCAATGGATTATGCTTCAATTTCATTAGCATCAGcaccatcatcatcctcatctacACCATTGTCATGTGAATTTCGTGGAGCTGTTCAGATAAATTACCCATTTGAATCTAAGAATCCATATAATCTTGATTTTTTGGGTTCTTGTAATGGTTTAATTTGCTTCAAGATTTCTAGGATTGATAAAGTTGATTCTGAAAGGGGACATGTGGAGACtaattattttta CAGCATCTATGACTACAAACTTGTAGCAATATCGGATAATGATGGTTGCTCCAACATTGATGTTTATACAGTGAAATCAGATTCTTGGAATAGTATCAAGGGAACCGTCAATTACTCATTTGGTATCACTGGCAAACGATCTCATGGTGTGTTTTtcaatggagctcttcattggttgGCAAGTAAAACCACCCAAAAAACCTCGTCCGAAGTTGTAGTCTGTTTTGATATTAGCAGTGAGACAATGCTGAACATGTCGTTACCTGAGAATATTATGCCACCTAAAGGTTTTTGCGGACCTGTTTATAAGAATTTGGGAGTGTGGGGAGCATTTGTGTAG